Proteins from one Gossypium raimondii isolate GPD5lz chromosome 8, ASM2569854v1, whole genome shotgun sequence genomic window:
- the LOC105790885 gene encoding uncharacterized protein LOC105790885 isoform X2, whose translation MSKEIVKEEAPSSSPVVSGSFASLRSVRWRISLGILPSSSSVDDLRRVTADSRRRYAGLRRWLLVDPHVPKDGRSKSPDLVMDNPLSQNPDSTWGRFFRNAELEKMVDHDLSRLYPEHGSYFQTPGCQGMLRRILLLWCIRHPEYGYRQGMHELLAPLLYVLHVDVERLSEVRKLHEHHFIDKFDGLSFEENDVTYNFDFKKFLDSMEDEIGSQGNSKKARSLDELDPEIQTIVLLSDAYGAEGELGIVLSEKFTEHDAYCMFEALMSGAHGSVAMADFFSPIPAAESQSGLPPVIEASAALYHLLSIVDSSLHSHLVELGVEPQYFALRWLRVLFGREFSLQDLLVVWDEIFTADNSPLEKDSGNDENSSLKMFNSCRGALITAMAVSMILYVRSSLLATENATTCLQRLLNFPETINLKKLIAKAKPLQILALDSKISPLSSIFDGSYNHSKSAVSGYNLSSHPVSPKTPLSLVPDSYWEEKWRVLHKAEELKQDSLDKLSPSGKKRWSEKVKLVLSRTESDPSPARAEKYKKGHKSSVRRSLLDDLSRQLGLEEEDTEKGGCSDASNLEDHHSTEAQVEGQQNDTNIGSIYRAEERCECGSGTFVSEENSSIFSDPLSSGSGTNDHENDTEKSSIASNLSSDENDDHHQSNPEDSPLPVSSPPPEGVPLNSPHENESSGKLVSAMRERRHLPGRFQWLLRFGRNNVSQEASDKGGGTNETPKSLNRDSKSNTADSSIAGASRNSSLASQRDVDQNVMGTLKNLGQSMLEHIQVLESVFQQDRVQVGSVDNLGKNNLVGKGQVTAMTALKELRKISNLLSEM comes from the exons ATGAGCAAAGAGATTGTAAAGGAAGAAGCGCCTTCGTCGTCCCCTGTTGTTTCGGGTAGCTTTGCTTCTCTGAGAAGCGTCCGATGGCGTATTAGTCTCGGTATTttgccttcttcttcttcagttgATGATCTTCGCAGGGTAACTGCTGATTCTCGCCGaag ATATGCTGGGTTGAGAAGGTGGCTGCTAGTGGATCCACATGTTCCAAAGGATGGAAGAAGTAAATCCCCTGATCTTGTCATGGACAATCCACTCTCTCAAAACCCAG ACAGCACCTGGGGGCGATTCTTTCGGAATGCTGAGCTGGAAAAAATGGTTGACCACGATTTATCACGATTATATCCGGAACATGGAAGCTACTTCCAGACTCCTGGATGCCAGGGAATGCTGAGAAGAATATTGTTGTTGTGGTGCATTAGACATCCAGAGTATGGTTATAGACAAG GAATGCATGAACTCTTGGCACCTCTTCTGTATGTTCTTCATGTCGATGTTGAGCGTCTTTCGGAAGTGCGAAAGCTACATGAACACCATTTCATTGACAAATTTGATGGATTGTCATTTGAAGAAAATGATGTCACatacaattttgattttaagaaGTTTTTAGATTCCATGGAAGATGAGATTGGATCTCAAGGTAATTCAAAGAAAGCTAGGAGTCTTGATGAGCTTGATCCTGAGATACAGACCATTGTATTGCTAAGTGATGCTTATGGAGCTGAAGGTGAACTTGGTATTGTCTTGTCTGAGAAATTTACGGAACATGATGCCTACTGTATGTTTGAGGCTCTGATGAGTGGGGCTCATGGTTCAGTTGCTATGGCAGATTTCTTTTCTCCCATTCCTGCTGCTGAGTCCCAGAGTGGCTTGCCCCCTGTCATTGAAGCCTCAGCTGCATTATACCATTTACTGTCAATTGTTGATTCTTCCCTGCATAGCCATCTTGTCGAGCTTGGTGTTGAACCCCAGTATTTTGCACTTCGCTGGTTGCGGGTTTTATTTGGACGGGAGTTTTCACTTCAAGATCTCTTAGTTGTATGGGATGAGATCTTCACGGCAGATAATAGCCCACTTGAAAAAGACTCTGGAAATGATGAGAATTCCAGTCTTAAAATGTTCAATTCATGCCGTGGAGCATTAATAACTGCTATGGCAGTCTCTATGATACTTTATGTGAGATCTTCCCTGCTTGCCACTGAAAATGCAACAACTTGTCTTCAGAGACTCTTGAACTTTCCGGAGACTATAAATCTGAAAAAACTTATAGCAAAGGCGAAGCCACTGCAAATTCTTGCATTGGATTCTAAAATTTCACCTTTGTCATCTATATTTGATGGGTCTTATAACCATAGCAAATCTGCAGTTAGTGGTTACAATCTTTCATCTCATCCAGTTTCTCCAAAAACTCCTCTATCTCTTGTGCCTGACAGTTACTGGGAAGAAAAGTGGAGAGTACTGCATAAGGCAGAGGAACTAAAGCAAGATAGTTTAGACAAACTATCTCCAAGTGGGAAAAAAAGATGGTCGGAAAAAGTAAAGCTGGTGCTATCTAGAACTGAATCTGATCCATCGCCTGCAAGAGCAGAGAAATACAAAAAGGGCCATAAGTCATCTGTTAGGCGTAGTTTGCTTGATGATTTGAGTCGGCAACTTGGCTTGGAGGAAGAAGATACCGAAAAGGGAGGCTGTTCTGATGCTTCCAACTTAGAAGATCATCATTCTACAGAAGCTCAGGTAGAGGGGCAGCAAAATGATACTAACATAGGCTCAATTTACAGAGCTGAGGAAAGATGTGAGTGTGGAAGTGGAACTTTTGTCAGTGAAGAAAATTCCTCTATTTTTTCTGACCCTTTAAGTTCTGGAAGTGGTACTAATGACCATGAAAATGACACAGAAAAAAGTAGCATTGCATCGAATTTATCGTCAGATGAAAATGATGATCACCACCAAAGTAACCCTGAAGATTCACCTCTGCCAGTTTCCTCTCCTCCTCCTGAAGGTGTCCCTTTAAATTCTCCGCATGAGAATGAATCTTCAGGGAAGCTGGTCTCAGCCATGAGGGAAAGAAGACATCTCCCAGGTAGATTTCAATGGCTTTTGAGGTTTGGACGAAACAATGTCAGTCAGGAGGCATCGGATAAAGGAGGAGGTACCAATGAGACACCAAAATCTCTAAATCGTGATAGCAAGAGCAATACAGCAGACTCATCTATTGCTGGTGCTTCTCGTAATTCATCTCTCGCCAGCCAAAGAGATGTGGACCAGAATGTAATGGGAACATTGAAGAATCTGGGGCAGTCTATGCTTGAACACATTCAG GTTCTTGAGTCTGTTTTCCAGCAAGATCGAGTTCAAGTGGGATCAGTGGACAACTTGGGTAAAAACAATTTAGTTGGCAAAGGACAAGTTACAGCAATGACAGCTCTGAAAGAGCTTCGGAAGATCAGTAACCTTTTGTCAGAGATGTGA
- the LOC105790885 gene encoding uncharacterized protein LOC105790885 isoform X1, whose protein sequence is MSKEIVKEEAPSSSPVVSGSFASLRSVRWRISLGILPSSSSVDDLRRVTADSRRRYAGLRRWLLVDPHVPKDGRSKSPDLVMDNPLSQNPVPQIGGKSLCLLFDPILVDWLVGFEARTWNSSLSMENVPLNSPIHSTWGRFFRNAELEKMVDHDLSRLYPEHGSYFQTPGCQGMLRRILLLWCIRHPEYGYRQGMHELLAPLLYVLHVDVERLSEVRKLHEHHFIDKFDGLSFEENDVTYNFDFKKFLDSMEDEIGSQGNSKKARSLDELDPEIQTIVLLSDAYGAEGELGIVLSEKFTEHDAYCMFEALMSGAHGSVAMADFFSPIPAAESQSGLPPVIEASAALYHLLSIVDSSLHSHLVELGVEPQYFALRWLRVLFGREFSLQDLLVVWDEIFTADNSPLEKDSGNDENSSLKMFNSCRGALITAMAVSMILYVRSSLLATENATTCLQRLLNFPETINLKKLIAKAKPLQILALDSKISPLSSIFDGSYNHSKSAVSGYNLSSHPVSPKTPLSLVPDSYWEEKWRVLHKAEELKQDSLDKLSPSGKKRWSEKVKLVLSRTESDPSPARAEKYKKGHKSSVRRSLLDDLSRQLGLEEEDTEKGGCSDASNLEDHHSTEAQVEGQQNDTNIGSIYRAEERCECGSGTFVSEENSSIFSDPLSSGSGTNDHENDTEKSSIASNLSSDENDDHHQSNPEDSPLPVSSPPPEGVPLNSPHENESSGKLVSAMRERRHLPGRFQWLLRFGRNNVSQEASDKGGGTNETPKSLNRDSKSNTADSSIAGASRNSSLASQRDVDQNVMGTLKNLGQSMLEHIQVLESVFQQDRVQVGSVDNLGKNNLVGKGQVTAMTALKELRKISNLLSEM, encoded by the exons ATGAGCAAAGAGATTGTAAAGGAAGAAGCGCCTTCGTCGTCCCCTGTTGTTTCGGGTAGCTTTGCTTCTCTGAGAAGCGTCCGATGGCGTATTAGTCTCGGTATTttgccttcttcttcttcagttgATGATCTTCGCAGGGTAACTGCTGATTCTCGCCGaag ATATGCTGGGTTGAGAAGGTGGCTGCTAGTGGATCCACATGTTCCAAAGGATGGAAGAAGTAAATCCCCTGATCTTGTCATGGACAATCCACTCTCTCAAAACCCAG TTCCACAAATAGGAGGTAAATCTCTTTGCCTCCTTTTCGACCCCATCCTGGTTgattggttggttggttttgaagCCAGGACTTGGAACTCGTCTTTGTCAATGGAAAATGTTCCATTAAACTCTCCAATAC ACAGCACCTGGGGGCGATTCTTTCGGAATGCTGAGCTGGAAAAAATGGTTGACCACGATTTATCACGATTATATCCGGAACATGGAAGCTACTTCCAGACTCCTGGATGCCAGGGAATGCTGAGAAGAATATTGTTGTTGTGGTGCATTAGACATCCAGAGTATGGTTATAGACAAG GAATGCATGAACTCTTGGCACCTCTTCTGTATGTTCTTCATGTCGATGTTGAGCGTCTTTCGGAAGTGCGAAAGCTACATGAACACCATTTCATTGACAAATTTGATGGATTGTCATTTGAAGAAAATGATGTCACatacaattttgattttaagaaGTTTTTAGATTCCATGGAAGATGAGATTGGATCTCAAGGTAATTCAAAGAAAGCTAGGAGTCTTGATGAGCTTGATCCTGAGATACAGACCATTGTATTGCTAAGTGATGCTTATGGAGCTGAAGGTGAACTTGGTATTGTCTTGTCTGAGAAATTTACGGAACATGATGCCTACTGTATGTTTGAGGCTCTGATGAGTGGGGCTCATGGTTCAGTTGCTATGGCAGATTTCTTTTCTCCCATTCCTGCTGCTGAGTCCCAGAGTGGCTTGCCCCCTGTCATTGAAGCCTCAGCTGCATTATACCATTTACTGTCAATTGTTGATTCTTCCCTGCATAGCCATCTTGTCGAGCTTGGTGTTGAACCCCAGTATTTTGCACTTCGCTGGTTGCGGGTTTTATTTGGACGGGAGTTTTCACTTCAAGATCTCTTAGTTGTATGGGATGAGATCTTCACGGCAGATAATAGCCCACTTGAAAAAGACTCTGGAAATGATGAGAATTCCAGTCTTAAAATGTTCAATTCATGCCGTGGAGCATTAATAACTGCTATGGCAGTCTCTATGATACTTTATGTGAGATCTTCCCTGCTTGCCACTGAAAATGCAACAACTTGTCTTCAGAGACTCTTGAACTTTCCGGAGACTATAAATCTGAAAAAACTTATAGCAAAGGCGAAGCCACTGCAAATTCTTGCATTGGATTCTAAAATTTCACCTTTGTCATCTATATTTGATGGGTCTTATAACCATAGCAAATCTGCAGTTAGTGGTTACAATCTTTCATCTCATCCAGTTTCTCCAAAAACTCCTCTATCTCTTGTGCCTGACAGTTACTGGGAAGAAAAGTGGAGAGTACTGCATAAGGCAGAGGAACTAAAGCAAGATAGTTTAGACAAACTATCTCCAAGTGGGAAAAAAAGATGGTCGGAAAAAGTAAAGCTGGTGCTATCTAGAACTGAATCTGATCCATCGCCTGCAAGAGCAGAGAAATACAAAAAGGGCCATAAGTCATCTGTTAGGCGTAGTTTGCTTGATGATTTGAGTCGGCAACTTGGCTTGGAGGAAGAAGATACCGAAAAGGGAGGCTGTTCTGATGCTTCCAACTTAGAAGATCATCATTCTACAGAAGCTCAGGTAGAGGGGCAGCAAAATGATACTAACATAGGCTCAATTTACAGAGCTGAGGAAAGATGTGAGTGTGGAAGTGGAACTTTTGTCAGTGAAGAAAATTCCTCTATTTTTTCTGACCCTTTAAGTTCTGGAAGTGGTACTAATGACCATGAAAATGACACAGAAAAAAGTAGCATTGCATCGAATTTATCGTCAGATGAAAATGATGATCACCACCAAAGTAACCCTGAAGATTCACCTCTGCCAGTTTCCTCTCCTCCTCCTGAAGGTGTCCCTTTAAATTCTCCGCATGAGAATGAATCTTCAGGGAAGCTGGTCTCAGCCATGAGGGAAAGAAGACATCTCCCAGGTAGATTTCAATGGCTTTTGAGGTTTGGACGAAACAATGTCAGTCAGGAGGCATCGGATAAAGGAGGAGGTACCAATGAGACACCAAAATCTCTAAATCGTGATAGCAAGAGCAATACAGCAGACTCATCTATTGCTGGTGCTTCTCGTAATTCATCTCTCGCCAGCCAAAGAGATGTGGACCAGAATGTAATGGGAACATTGAAGAATCTGGGGCAGTCTATGCTTGAACACATTCAG GTTCTTGAGTCTGTTTTCCAGCAAGATCGAGTTCAAGTGGGATCAGTGGACAACTTGGGTAAAAACAATTTAGTTGGCAAAGGACAAGTTACAGCAATGACAGCTCTGAAAGAGCTTCGGAAGATCAGTAACCTTTTGTCAGAGATGTGA